The genomic stretch GATGGGAATGCGCAGCAGCAGTCCGTCAACAGTTAATCGCCCTCGCGGCGTTCGCCGCCAGGCCGCCACGCCCAAAACTCCGCCGATGAGCGACGGCAGAAGCCAGGGGAGACTCTCTTTGATCGCGTGACTGATCGAGAGGACCACTTGTGTGATGACCGGTAGCTCGCGACCGAAGTCTTCGTACAGTAGCGACACCCGGGGAATGACAAAACCCGTCATCACCGACACCAGACCGATGAGCACTATCAGCAAGAAGATCGGATACGTAGCTGCGGACCGAATCTTCCGTTTGACGGTCACCATCTGTTTGGTGTAGGCGATGTAACGGAGCAGGACCTCATCGAGATTTCCCGCCTTCTCTCCAGCCGTAACCGACGCCACGTACAATGGCGGGAAGAGACCCCCATGCGCGGCGAACGCTTGCGACAGGGGCGTTCCCTCCCGGATGCGTTCTTCGATATCCTGAAGGACGGACCGCAGCACGGCATTCTTTTGCCGTCGCGTGAGAAGCGTGATCGCCTGGAGAATTGGCAGGCCGGCGCGAACGAGCGCCGCCAGTTGTTGATTGAAGTGGAGAAAATCCTCGATCTTCAGCGTCCGGAGTCGAGGACGAAAGTTTAGCGTCAGGCCCCCTTCCCGCTTGAGGGCGAAGACGTGATACCCCTCGCGCTCCAACCGATGACGCGCATCGTCCTCGGCGATCGCTTCAATTCGCCGGGTGACGATCTCCCCACCAGTTGTACCCACACGACAGATATACACAGCCATGGCCAATCACCGACGAGGATCGGGAAATGGTGTGTTTCGTTGGCCCGGTAACGGTCGCTGCTCGCGCTGGGGGCCCGACTGGCCGGGAACGGCTCGGATGCGCCCTCGCGTCGGCATCGCTTCGGCCAGACGACGCAACGGATCGCTCGGATACATTACCGGACTGAGCAGCGCCTTGACACGCGCCTCTCCCACAGCCGCTGGCAGCAGCGGATCCGGTATGAACACAAACGCCCAATCCCGGTAGGACTCCAGGTCATAGAAGACACGAACGGTTTTTTTCTCGCTCTTGCTGACAACCCCAATGACAGGCCCGGTGGCCTCTCCCTCCGCATCAGATTCCACCGATTGAGCAAGAAGGTCAAAATCGGTCTCCGCCTCCGACTGGGGGGGTGGCTGAGGCGAGACGGTTCTCGGCCCTGATTGAGGCGACCGCGGGTTCATCGTCCTGGGCGACGGGCGGCCCGGTAAAGTGATCTGCCCGCCGCGCGTGAGAAACTGCAGCAGCACCGGATTGGGCGGCTGTCCGACGCTCTTCAAATACGCTTGAACAAATCGTCGAACGGCCGGGTCTCCCGGACGCAGAACCGCCCAGGGTTCATTGGTCAATGGATCAGTAAGCGCTGATGGTCTGACAAAGCGCAATCGCCGTCCGCCTCGCATCATAATTCCCTCGGCCAGCTCCTCCAGCGACATAGGATACCGATTGGTCGCCCGATAAAAGCGCTCCAATCCATCAACGATTTGCTGGCCGCGAAACAGCATCTCTTCCTCTCGCTCCCGTTGCAGGTCTCGCACAAGATCGGGAATAGCGGCTGAGGCAACAACGAGAGCCACCGTCAGGGCTGCCACCACCGCAATGAGGATAGAGCCATTGGACCGTCGTCGCTCCGGAAGGCGACCATACCCCCACAGGCGTCCGCCGCGTGTGGGTTCGCCGTCGAATCTCACGCCACCTCTCCTCTGCCCCAAGATTACTCCCCTCATGGTCATTCTCTTGGTCGGTTCCTCATCCGCTGAAACTGCTCCTGCTGGAGCAACTGTTGTTGGAGGAGCTGCTGCTGAAGCTGCTGTCGCTGCCAGGGTTGAAGTCGTTGCTGCAGCAGTTGCTGCCGCAGCGGGGTTGCCTGCGGAGTCATGCCCGGCTGTTGTTGCTGAAGCTGCTGTTGAAGCTGTTGTTGCAGTAGGAGCTGCTGTTGCATCTGCTGCTGCATCTCCATCTGCTGCTGGAGTTGCTCCTGCAACATCTCCTGCTGTCGGAGCAGCTCCTCCTCGTCGTTGGTCATCTCCTCATCCTGCTGGGGTCGGAAGACACGAGGACGGTTCCCTCGCCCCCGCTCAACCGGCGATGTGGGACTCGATTGGCTCGATGCCGTCTGCCCCAAATCCATGTCCAGCCGATGATCCACCTTGATCAGGACGTCCTGGAGGATCAGATTGACATCGGTCGCACTCGCCACACGCCACCGAGGGTCTTTCTTA from Blastocatellia bacterium encodes the following:
- a CDS encoding type II secretion system F family protein; translated protein: MAVYICRVGTTGGEIVTRRIEAIAEDDARHRLEREGYHVFALKREGGLTLNFRPRLRTLKIEDFLHFNQQLAALVRAGLPILQAITLLTRRQKNAVLRSVLQDIEERIREGTPLSQAFAAHGGLFPPLYVASVTAGEKAGNLDEVLLRYIAYTKQMVTVKRKIRSAATYPIFLLIVLIGLVSVMTGFVIPRVSLLYEDFGRELPVITQVVLSISHAIKESLPWLLPSLIGGVLGVAAWRRTPRGRLTVDGLLLRIPIVGPIIRDLAVTQLARSLATLLQGGVTLVESFRIAS